One region of Enterobacter ludwigii genomic DNA includes:
- the hisP gene encoding histidine ABC transporter ATP-binding protein HisP has protein sequence MAENKLNVIDLHKRYGEHEVLKGVSLQANAGDVISIIGSSGSGKSTFLRCINFLEKPSEGSIVVSGQNINLVRDKDGQLKVADKNQLRLLRTRLTMVFQHFNLWSHMTVLENVMEAPIQVLGLSKQEARERAVKYLAKVGIDERQQMKYPVHLSGGQQQRVSIARALAMEPEVLLFDEPTSALDPELVGEVLRIMQKLAEEGKTMVVVTHEMGFARNVSNHVIFLHQGKIEEQGHPDEVLANPQSPRLQQFLKGSLK, from the coding sequence ATGGCTGAGAACAAATTAAACGTTATTGATTTGCACAAACGCTACGGCGAACATGAAGTGCTGAAAGGGGTGTCGCTGCAGGCGAATGCGGGCGACGTGATCAGTATTATCGGCTCATCCGGCTCGGGAAAAAGTACCTTCCTGCGCTGCATCAACTTCCTCGAAAAACCGAGTGAAGGCTCGATTGTGGTGAGCGGACAGAATATCAACCTGGTCCGTGACAAAGACGGTCAGCTCAAGGTTGCAGATAAGAATCAGCTGCGACTGCTGCGTACGCGCCTGACGATGGTGTTCCAGCACTTCAACCTCTGGAGCCATATGACGGTGCTGGAGAACGTGATGGAAGCGCCGATTCAGGTGCTGGGCCTGAGCAAGCAGGAAGCCCGCGAGCGCGCGGTGAAATACCTGGCAAAAGTGGGTATCGACGAGCGCCAGCAGATGAAATACCCGGTGCATCTCTCCGGTGGTCAGCAGCAGCGTGTGTCCATCGCCCGCGCGCTGGCGATGGAACCCGAGGTATTGCTGTTCGACGAACCGACCTCCGCGCTGGACCCTGAACTCGTTGGCGAAGTGCTGCGCATCATGCAGAAACTGGCCGAAGAGGGGAAAACGATGGTGGTGGTCACCCATGAGATGGGCTTCGCCCGTAACGTCTCGAATCACGTTATCTTCCTGCATCAGGGGAAAATAGAAGAGCAGGGGCATCCGGACGAGGTGCTGGCAAATCCGCAAAGCCCGCGTTTGCAGCAGTTCCTGAAGGGCTCACTGAAGTAG
- a CDS encoding ABC transporter permease gives MIEIIQEYWKSLLWTDGYRFTGVAITLWLLISSVVMGGILAVFLAIGRVSNNKYIQFPIWLFTYVFRGTPLYVQLLVFYSGMYTLEIVKGTEMLNAFFRSGLNCTVLALTLNTCAYTTEIFAGAIRSVPYGEIEAARAYGFSSVKLYRCIILPSALRIALPAYSNEVILMLHSTALAFTATVPDLLKIARDINSATYQPFTAFGIAAVLYLIISYVLISLFRKAEKRWLQHIKPSSTH, from the coding sequence GTGATTGAGATTATTCAGGAATACTGGAAATCGCTGCTGTGGACAGATGGCTATCGCTTTACCGGCGTGGCGATTACGCTCTGGCTGCTGATCTCCTCCGTGGTGATGGGCGGAATTCTGGCGGTGTTTCTTGCCATTGGCCGCGTGTCGAACAATAAATATATCCAGTTCCCGATCTGGCTGTTTACCTATGTGTTTCGCGGCACACCGCTGTACGTGCAGCTGCTGGTGTTCTATTCGGGGATGTACACGCTTGAGATCGTAAAAGGCACTGAGATGCTGAATGCGTTCTTCCGCAGTGGCCTGAACTGTACGGTGCTGGCGTTGACGCTCAATACCTGCGCCTATACCACCGAGATTTTCGCGGGGGCAATTCGTTCCGTGCCTTACGGTGAAATCGAGGCGGCGCGCGCGTACGGTTTCTCGTCAGTGAAACTTTACCGCTGCATTATTCTGCCGTCGGCACTGCGTATCGCGCTACCGGCGTACAGTAACGAAGTGATTTTGATGCTGCACTCCACCGCGCTCGCCTTTACCGCGACGGTGCCGGATCTGCTTAAAATTGCGCGCGATATTAACTCCGCGACCTATCAGCCGTTTACCGCGTTTGGCATTGCGGCGGTGCTCTATTTAATTATCTCTTATGTTCTGATTAGCCTGTTCCGTAAGGCTGAAAAACGCTGGTTGCAGCATATAAAACCTTCTTCGACGCACTGA
- a CDS encoding histidine ABC transporter permease HisQ, translated as MLYGFSGVILQGALVTLELAISSVVLAVLIGLAGAGAKLSANKPLALIFEGYTTLIRGVPDLVLMLLIFYGLQIALNSVTDAMGMGQIDIDPMVAGIITLGFIYGAYFTETFRGAYMAVPKGHIEAATAFGFTSSQTFRRIMFPAMMRYALPGIGNNWQVILKATALVSLLGLEDVVKATQLAGKSTWEPFYFAVVCGVIYLVFTTVSNGVLLLLERRYSVGVKRADL; from the coding sequence ATGCTGTACGGATTTTCTGGCGTTATTTTACAGGGCGCGCTTGTCACCCTTGAGCTGGCGATCAGCTCCGTGGTGCTGGCGGTGCTGATAGGTCTGGCGGGTGCCGGTGCGAAGCTTTCAGCTAACAAACCACTGGCGTTGATTTTTGAAGGCTATACCACGCTCATTCGCGGTGTTCCCGATCTGGTGCTGATGCTGCTTATCTTCTACGGTCTGCAGATTGCGCTGAACAGCGTGACGGACGCGATGGGCATGGGACAAATTGATATTGACCCGATGGTGGCTGGTATTATCACCCTCGGTTTTATCTACGGAGCCTACTTCACTGAAACTTTCCGCGGTGCTTACATGGCCGTGCCGAAAGGTCACATTGAGGCGGCAACCGCATTTGGTTTTACCTCCTCACAAACGTTTCGCCGAATCATGTTCCCGGCCATGATGCGCTATGCGCTTCCGGGTATCGGTAACAACTGGCAGGTTATCCTCAAAGCGACGGCGCTGGTCTCGCTGCTCGGTCTGGAAGACGTCGTTAAAGCGACTCAGCTGGCGGGCAAGAGCACCTGGGAGCCGTTCTACTTTGCGGTGGTCTGTGGCGTGATTTATCTGGTCTTTACGACCGTCTCCAATGGTGTGCTGCTTCTGCTCGAGCGTCGCTACTCCGTGGGTGTGAAGAGGGCTGACCTGTGA
- the hisJ gene encoding histidine ABC transporter substrate-binding protein HisJ, whose amino-acid sequence MKKLVLSLSLVLAFSSATAAFAAIPQKIRIGTDPTYAPFESKNSKGELVGFDIDLANELCKRIKAECTYVENPLDALIPSLKAKKIDVIMSSLSITEKRQQEIAFTDKLYAADSRLVVAKSSDIQPTLESLKGKRVGVLQGTTQETYGNEHWAPKGIEIVSYQGQENIYADLTAGRIDAAFQDEVAASEGFLKTPVGKDYKFGGPSIKDVKLFGVGTGMGLRKEDNELREALNKAFAEMRADGTYDKLAKKYFDFNVYGG is encoded by the coding sequence ATGAAAAAACTCGTGTTATCACTATCTCTGGTACTGGCTTTTTCCAGCGCCACCGCGGCATTCGCAGCCATTCCGCAGAAAATTCGTATTGGTACCGATCCTACCTATGCGCCATTCGAGTCAAAGAATTCTAAGGGTGAACTGGTTGGTTTTGACATCGATCTGGCCAATGAGCTGTGCAAACGCATCAAAGCAGAATGTACCTACGTTGAAAACCCACTGGACGCGTTGATCCCTTCTCTGAAAGCCAAAAAAATCGACGTGATTATGTCCTCACTCTCTATCACCGAAAAACGCCAGCAGGAGATTGCCTTCACGGACAAACTCTACGCGGCTGATTCCCGTCTGGTGGTGGCGAAATCGTCTGACATTCAACCAACGCTGGAGTCGCTGAAAGGCAAACGCGTCGGCGTGCTGCAGGGCACCACGCAGGAAACCTACGGTAACGAACACTGGGCACCGAAAGGGATTGAAATTGTCTCCTATCAGGGCCAGGAAAATATCTATGCTGACCTGACGGCAGGCCGTATTGATGCGGCATTCCAGGATGAAGTCGCGGCGAGCGAAGGCTTCCTGAAGACGCCGGTGGGTAAAGATTACAAGTTTGGCGGTCCGTCCATTAAGGATGTGAAGTTGTTTGGCGTGGGCACCGGTATGGGCCTGCGTAAAGAAGACAACGAATTACGTGAAGCGCTGAACAAAGCGTTTGCCGAAATGCGCGCTGACGGCACGTACGACAAACTGGCGAAAAAATACTTTGATTTTAATGTTTACGGCGGCTAA
- the argT gene encoding lysine/arginine/ornithine ABC transporter substrate-binding protein ArgT — translation MKKTVLALSLLVGLSAAAGSYAALPQTVRIGTDATYAPFSSKDAKGDFVGFDIDLGNEMCKRIAVKCTWVGSDFDALIPSLKAKKIDAIISSLSITEKRQQEIAFSDKLYAADSRLIAQKGSPIKPTIDSLKGKHVGVLQGSTQEGYANANWREKGVDVVAYQNQDLIYSDLAAGRLDAAFQDEVAASEGFLKQPAGKDYAFAGPSVKDKKYFGDGTGIGLRKDDTELKAAFDKAFAELRKDGTYDKLAKKYFDFNVYGE, via the coding sequence ATGAAGAAGACGGTTCTGGCTCTGTCTTTGCTCGTGGGGTTAAGTGCGGCAGCAGGTAGCTACGCAGCGCTTCCACAGACAGTTCGTATCGGTACAGACGCAACCTACGCGCCATTCTCTTCCAAAGATGCGAAAGGCGATTTCGTGGGGTTTGATATCGATCTGGGAAATGAGATGTGCAAACGCATTGCGGTGAAATGCACATGGGTGGGCAGCGACTTTGACGCGTTAATCCCGTCGCTGAAAGCCAAGAAAATCGACGCCATTATCTCTTCTCTCTCCATCACCGAAAAACGTCAGCAGGAGATTGCCTTCTCTGACAAGCTCTACGCTGCGGATTCTCGCCTGATTGCGCAGAAAGGTTCCCCTATCAAGCCAACCATTGACTCGCTGAAAGGCAAGCATGTCGGTGTGCTTCAGGGGTCAACTCAGGAAGGTTACGCCAATGCAAACTGGCGTGAGAAGGGCGTAGACGTCGTCGCGTACCAGAACCAGGATTTGATTTATTCTGACCTGGCAGCAGGTCGTCTGGATGCGGCATTCCAGGATGAAGTGGCCGCAAGCGAAGGCTTCCTGAAGCAACCTGCGGGTAAAGACTACGCGTTTGCAGGCCCGTCAGTGAAGGACAAAAAGTACTTTGGTGACGGTACCGGTATTGGCCTGCGTAAGGATGATACCGAGCTGAAAGCCGCCTTTGACAAAGCGTTCGCAGAGCTGCGTAAAGACGGTACTTACGACAAACTGGCGAAGAAATACTTCGACTTCAACGTATACGGTGAATAA
- a CDS encoding UbiX family flavin prenyltransferase, translated as MKRLIVGLSGASGAIYGVRLLQVLRNVAEVETHLVMSQAARQTLSLETDLSLRDVQALADVVHDARDIAASISSGSFKTAGMVILPCSIKTLSGIVNSYTDTLVTRAADVVLKERRPLVLCVRETPLHLGHLRLMTQAAELGAVIMPPVPAFYHRPVSLDDVINQTVNRVLDQFDIDLPEDLFTRWQGA; from the coding sequence ATGAAACGACTCATTGTTGGGCTCAGCGGTGCCAGTGGCGCGATTTACGGCGTACGGCTGTTACAGGTTCTGCGTAACGTAGCGGAAGTCGAAACCCATCTGGTGATGAGTCAGGCGGCGCGGCAGACTCTCTCTCTGGAAACCGATCTCTCCCTGCGTGACGTTCAGGCACTGGCAGATGTCGTTCACGATGCCCGCGATATCGCCGCCAGCATCTCCTCAGGCTCATTTAAAACCGCCGGCATGGTTATCCTGCCCTGTTCTATTAAAACGCTCTCCGGCATTGTGAACAGCTATACCGACACGCTGGTGACGCGCGCGGCAGATGTGGTGTTGAAAGAGCGCCGCCCTCTGGTTCTTTGTGTGCGGGAAACGCCGCTGCATCTGGGCCACCTGCGTTTAATGACGCAGGCCGCCGAGTTGGGGGCGGTGATCATGCCACCGGTGCCGGCGTTTTATCATCGTCCTGTCTCACTGGATGATGTGATTAACCAGACCGTTAACCGTGTACTGGATCAGTTTGATATCGACCTGCCTGAAGACCTCTTCACCCGCTGGCAAGGGGCCTGA
- the purF gene encoding amidophosphoribosyltransferase — MCGIVGIAGFMPVNQSIYDALTVLQHRGQDAAGIITIDANNCFRLRKANGLVNDVFEARHMQRLQGNMGIGHVRYPTAGSSSASEAQPFYVNSPYGITLAHNGNLTNAHELRKKLFEEKRRHINTTSDSEILLNVFASELDNFRHYPLEADNIFAAIAATNRQIRGAYACVAMIIGHGMVAFRDPNGIRPLVLGKRDLGDGRTEYMVASESVALDTLGFEFLRNVAPGEAVYITEKGQLFTRQCADNPVSNPCLFEYVYFARPDSFIDKISVYSARVNMGTKLGEKIAREWDDLDIDVVIPIPETSCDIALEIARILDKPYRQGFVKNRYVGRTFIMPGQQLRRKSVRRKLNANRAEFRDKNVLLVDDSIVRGTTSEQIIEMAREAGAKKVYLASAAPEIRFPNVYGIDMPTANELIAHGREVDEIRQIIGADGLIFQDLNDLIDAVRAENPEIQQFECSVFNGVYVTKDVDQKYLDYLDSLRNDDAKAVQLQNDLESLEMHNEG; from the coding sequence ATGTGCGGTATTGTCGGTATCGCCGGTTTCATGCCGGTAAACCAGTCGATTTATGACGCGTTAACGGTGCTTCAGCACCGTGGGCAGGATGCTGCGGGTATCATCACCATTGATGCAAACAACTGCTTCCGTTTACGTAAGGCGAATGGCCTGGTAAACGATGTGTTTGAAGCCCGCCATATGCAGCGTCTGCAAGGTAATATGGGGATCGGTCACGTTCGTTATCCTACTGCTGGCAGTTCCAGCGCCTCTGAGGCACAGCCTTTCTACGTCAACTCACCGTATGGCATTACCCTTGCCCATAACGGCAACCTGACCAACGCGCACGAGCTGCGTAAAAAGCTGTTCGAAGAGAAACGTCGCCACATTAACACTACCTCTGATTCTGAAATCCTGCTCAATGTGTTCGCCAGCGAGCTGGATAATTTCCGTCACTACCCGCTGGAAGCAGACAACATTTTTGCTGCTATTGCTGCCACAAACCGCCAGATCCGCGGCGCATATGCCTGCGTGGCGATGATCATCGGTCATGGCATGGTGGCCTTCCGCGATCCAAACGGCATTCGTCCCCTGGTGCTCGGCAAGCGCGACCTTGGCGATGGTCGTACCGAATATATGGTTGCCTCTGAGAGCGTGGCGCTGGATACCCTGGGCTTCGAATTCCTGCGTAACGTAGCCCCGGGTGAAGCGGTCTACATTACTGAGAAGGGTCAGCTGTTTACCCGCCAGTGTGCAGATAACCCGGTCAGTAATCCGTGCCTGTTCGAATACGTGTACTTCGCGCGTCCGGACTCGTTCATCGACAAGATTTCTGTCTACAGCGCACGCGTAAACATGGGCACGAAGCTGGGTGAGAAAATTGCCCGCGAGTGGGATGACCTCGACATCGACGTCGTTATTCCTATCCCGGAAACCTCCTGCGATATCGCCCTGGAAATCGCCCGCATTCTGGATAAGCCGTACCGTCAGGGCTTTGTGAAGAACCGCTACGTTGGCCGCACCTTCATCATGCCGGGCCAGCAGTTGCGCCGTAAGTCCGTGCGTCGCAAGCTGAACGCCAACCGCGCGGAATTCCGCGACAAAAACGTTCTGCTGGTGGATGACTCCATCGTCCGTGGCACTACCTCAGAGCAGATTATCGAGATGGCGCGCGAAGCGGGTGCGAAGAAAGTCTACCTGGCTTCCGCAGCGCCAGAAATTCGCTTCCCGAACGTGTATGGTATTGATATGCCAACCGCTAACGAGCTGATTGCCCACGGTCGTGAAGTGGACGAAATTCGCCAGATCATCGGTGCCGACGGCCTGATTTTCCAGGATCTGAACGATCTCATCGACGCAGTGCGTGCTGAGAACCCAGAGATTCAGCAGTTCGAGTGCTCCGTGTTCAACGGCGTCTACGTGACCAAAGATGTTGACCAGAAGTACCTCGACTATCTGGATTCGCTGCGCAACGACGATGCGAAAGCCGTCCAGCTGCAAAACGATCTCGAAAGTTTAGAGATGCACAACGAAGGTTGA
- the cvpA gene encoding colicin V production protein produces MVWIDYAIIAVIGFSCLVSLIRGFVREALSLVTWGCAFFVASHYYTYLSVWFTGFEDELVRNGIAIAVLFIATLIVGAIVNYVIGQLVEKTGLSGTDRVLGICFGALRGVLIVAAILFFLDTFTGFSKSEDWQKSQLIPEFSFIIRWFFDYLQSSSSFLPRA; encoded by the coding sequence ATGGTCTGGATTGATTACGCCATCATTGCGGTGATTGGTTTTTCCTGTCTGGTTAGCCTGATCCGTGGCTTTGTTCGTGAAGCGTTATCGCTGGTGACATGGGGTTGTGCTTTCTTTGTTGCCAGTCATTACTACACTTACCTGTCTGTCTGGTTCACGGGCTTTGAAGATGAACTGGTCCGAAATGGAATCGCTATCGCGGTGCTGTTTATCGCGACGCTGATTGTCGGCGCTATCGTGAATTACGTGATAGGTCAGCTGGTCGAGAAAACCGGTCTGTCAGGAACGGACAGGGTGCTCGGGATCTGTTTCGGTGCATTACGAGGCGTACTGATTGTAGCCGCGATCTTGTTCTTCCTGGATACCTTCACCGGGTTCTCCAAAAGTGAAGACTGGCAGAAATCGCAGCTCATTCCAGAGTTCAGCTTCATCATCAGATGGTTCTTTGACTATCTGCAAAGCTCGTCGAGTTTTTTGCCCAGGGCATAA